Sequence from the Thalassoglobus sp. JC818 genome:
TCGATTTTGTTGGGTTGGGGCGAATGGTGTTGTCGTACCCGGAATTGCCTGCTGATGTCATCGCGGGAGAGGTCATGAAACGGAAGAAAATCTGTCGGACCTTCAGCGATTGCACGACAGCTCCTCGCAACGGAATTGTCTCTGGATGCTATCCACTCGATCCGTTCTATAAGTCGATGCCAGAACGTCAGCAGCTTCTGGAGATCAAGAAAGAAATCTCCTGACGGAATTCACTGTGTGCTGCGGAGTGAGGGCTTCGCTCAATCGACACGATGGAAAGTGTGCCAGCGAACACCTCCGGGGAGTTGCTCATTGGCTGCAAACTCCAAGTGGAGAACTCGCCGATGCTCTTTGCACTCCGGCTTCGATCGTCCACTGGCGTGAACCAGCAAAGGGCGCATTAAGAGGGCATCACCTGAACGGGAATGAATGGACTTCATCGGGTAACCTTCGATGATCAACTCTTTTCCCGAATGATGCGAACCCGAGAGGACTCGCAGGCATCCGTTCGACTCCGTCGTTGGATCGAGATGAATTCTGACGGTCAGCATGGACTGCAACACCTCAAGTGGCGGCTCAGTATGGAGCACACCTGCGCGAAGTCGAGGGCGTGAGTAGTTTTCCGCCTCAGGGCATCCAGAAGTGATGGCAATGAGGAGATCTTTGTGCCATGGAAGTGCCCATGTCTGCTGAGGCGGTTTGTCAAAATAGAGAGCCCTCACCAAACCGCAATGAGGTCCGAGAACGTTTCTCAGGGTCTGCACGATGATTGGCACAGGCCAAAGCTCGGGAAGGTTTGGGACAAGCTGTAAGACGTTGCGGGCGGCGTAGACTGCCCCGTCACTTTGACGAACAGCGGAGTCCTGAAGATTGATGATACACTCGAGAGATTCTGAAATCCGTGCAAGGTGTTCCGGATCGTATGCGCCGGGAATCAATTCCCAACCGTTCTCATCGAGATCATTCTGAGGGTTTCTCTGCACTCGGGGAACCGTCGATGAAATGATTCGTTGATAGCGATGTGATTGGAGAATTCAGGTTCAGTAGGGGATCTATGAGCTGTTAGCTGACAGAATCTTTATCGTCGGCCGGTTTCTCGTCGCTGGTCTCCTCAGCTTCGTCCGTTGATTCAGTTTCCGTTGCAGCTTCTTCTGAAGTCGCAGGTTGTTCGGGAGACTCCGGCGCATTCGATTCATCGACTGGAACGGGATTGTAATCTCGCTCCGCAGCTGCGAGCTGCGTCATCATCACCAGTGGCTGTTCGAAGTTGAGTTGATACAGCCCACCATCTCTGCGGACTTTAATGTAGTCCGGACCGATTTCAGCGACGGTCATGTCGAAATCAGAAATCCGGAATTGATCACCTTCGTGCAAAGTGGTGCGGGTGTTGGTGGCGCGGTCGAAGATCCAGGCTTCCTTCATCACCTGATCTTCACCGGTTGATCGAGTAAAACTCGCAGTGAGATAAGCGAATCTGGCTGAGTCTTCTTCGACGGAAATCGGGATGGTGACCGTTGTCGATGCGCGGTGCTCTTCGTCCGGGTCTGCATCTGTGACGGTCACTTGAACAGTCGAAGCTTCCGTTTCCATTGATTCCGGCGGCTTCCAACGGATCGTGCCAGTTCTTGAATCGATGGTCATTCCCTGTGGGCCATTCGCGATGGAGTAGCTCAACAGGCTGCTGTCGGCATCCGGATCGCGTGCAGAAACCGGAACAACCGATTCACGGCCAAGGTAGAAGGTGAGGCTTTTCGGGCCATCGATTACGGGTGACTCGTTCGGGTCCCGAACTTTCAAGTTGACTGTATCGGTGAAGCCAGCCTCTTTGCTCGCAGATCCCCAAACTGCAGCTTCGATCATCAGGTCGCCAGTTTCGACAGAGGTGCTGACCGGCCAGGTAATCGTTCCGGATCGCTCGTCAATGTCCAGTCCGTCCGGGCCGTTGATGAGTGTGTAGCGAGGTTGTCCGAAGGCGGGGTTCCACCCGGTGACTTTGAGTTGATGTTCGAACTTACGTCCTCGAATTGCTGTAGGAGTTTCGCGATCGGCGAGTTGAGGTTCGTATTCGACGGAAGGAGCCGGCTTCGTAAAGAAAGACTGACTCCACATGTTCTGAACAGCCCGCTGGTCTGACTCTTTTGTCGATGAAATCGGGAAGAGTTCTACCGACGAACCGGCGGGGTGATCGTTTGCGAACGTCTTTGCGACCCCTCGCTGCAAAGTCCACTCATTGTCGACCATCTCGGTGACGTTACAGAACTCATCCCCAATCCGGATTCGAAACGGAGCCTCTTTCGGAAAGTCTTCGGGCGTGTTCAACAGGGTCAGCCGCGTTTCTTCTTTTCCGAGCGGTTCTTCCAACGAGACTTGCGGGAAGAGTTCGTTGCGATCTTCTGCTGACTGAATGGACAGACCTTCCGCTGTGAGAGTGACCTTCAGCTTGGGGTTTCCTTCGGAAACGGGGCTGGTGATGTCGCACTTTGAAATTCTGTGCAGGAGTTCGACCGATTCGAAGCGATCAAGAAATTGAGCGACTTCCTGAAGTGTGGCTTCAGCTTCGATTTTCACGGGGATGCGTACGTAAGTGTCATCCTTTTGCGACCGGTTCTCTAGGGTGAATCGGGGATTCGAAAATCCCGACATCAGCGCGATGTCTGTGAGCCAGTCCTGATAGAGTCGGTGGGCGTCAGTCGGCTTCGGTGGCAGACTGATTCGCTTCCAGTCTTCGAGCATCTTTCCCTGCTTGGCGAGCTCGATCTGTTGCGCCATTTTCGTCCGAGACTCTTGCATCCGGGCGCTCTCTTGAGCTTCCAGCTGATTGAGTGGCTCGACGAAATAGCTCTTGAAGATTGGCATGCCGAACCAGAAGAGAACGACTCCGCCCAAGAGACCTGCCAGTATTTTTTCACGCTGCTGCATGATATGAACTCAGTTGAGAGACTGTGACGTCATGAAATATTTGCGTGCGATTGAGCTGTCGTCCTTCAGGACTTCGACGGGCTCGACTCGCTGTCTTTTGATTGCACTGTTTCGACAGCCTCTTCTTCCTTGGTAGGAGGCAATGTGATCTCGCGAATTTGTTTGACGTCCATATCAAAGGTGAACGGATAGTCCGGATCGATTCCGCTGTTCCGGGGAGTTGTCGGAATCACCTCAAAGCCGTTTCGAACGAGTGAGTCCGCAAGTTGTTCGATATCCGATCGCTGCTTGGCGAATCCGATCCCTTTGAACTGACCGCTGAATGCGGGATCGCTCAGTGGAGAGAACCGCAGCTCACTCAAGTAGATTCGGTCCGTCCCGGGAAACGAATTGCGCAAATCATTCCAGGTGTCGATTGGAGGAGCATCTCCAAGCTGCCACAGGTCGACATTTTTGAAGGCGTTAATCGTCGGCTTGCCAGCGTCAAGAACCTTGTTGATCTGGAAGATCTTCGAATCAATCTCTGCGATGCTTGCTTCGAGATTGAGTTTCTGCGAGCGAAACACGAAGTATCCCAACAGCATGGCTGAAGCTGCCAGCACTCCTCCGACAGTCCAGTAGAGCCGGCTTCGGTCGGGTTTCTCGATTCTCTTTCGAGGATGAATCAAGTCGACCGACAGATCCTGTTCCGGCGGAGGAATGGCTGCTCCGATGAGCGGTTCGAATCCGGTAACGTCATGGCTTCGGCTGTGTGCTTCGTCGATTGAAACGTGCTGCACGTTCCCGCGAAAACGTTGTTCGAGGAATGTGCGAATGGAGTCGTCAGTGTGGCTGCCGACGAGAAAACATCGATCGATGGAGACGTTCGGATGAGTCTGGTTGAGTGCGACAATCGAACGCGTCAGCGCACTTTCAAGTGGCTTCAGATGATCTGTGTCAGGCAGACTGATGCTGTGACTGAAGACGAGAGAACGTCGATCGAAGATCGAGATTTCAAGATCAAGACCTCGCTGGTAGATGACCATTTCTGGCTCATCGCTGCCAAGGCTGGCATTCGAAAATCGATCGACCACATTCGCAATCGCCAGTGGAGAAACGGTCACTCGTTCAACGTCGATTCCGATTGCTCGGAGAATGTTCTGAATTCTCGTGAGCTGTCGCTTTTCGGAAGAGATCGTCAAGACAGCATGACTGTCGTGATTCGAATCTCCGTGGACTGGCAGGTAGTCGAAAGCGAGATCGTCGATCGGCATGGCTGACTTGGCAGCTGCCTGAAATCGCACCAGATCGGGAATTTCCTCCGGCGGAGCTTGTGGCAGCTGTAGTAGACGAGCCACAACAGATTCACGTGGCAGCAGCAGAATCGCCGGTCCGGCGGTGACTCCGGAACTCTTCATCCAGGAGGCCAGTGCTTCGGCGATTTCGTCCGCCGGTGTCGTCATGTCGTTGAGTTGGTCATGCGTAAACTTCGCGACGTGAGAGACACGTCCCGATGTATCGGCCTGCAGAAACCTTGCTGCATGGCGGGACCATTCGACGATTAGTTTTGTGGACATGGAATTCGGTCTCAAATTGACGTCTGGCAATCAGATGGCAATGAAAACAGTTGGTAGCGGAAATTGTTCGACTCCGTTTGAGGAGCGTCAATCTCCGTAAGTGTTCTCTGGAAAGTCTGTAATGTCGCTACGGACTGGCATCCTGCCCGAACGCCGGCAATTGGTCTCTTCGGTATCCTGGCCCCAGTTCGGTCAGGACACGTTGTGAGATCACTTGAGGGATTTCCTGGGTGGCATCGACGACCGCTTCAATCCGTGTGACTGGACCGCCACGATCGGCGTAACCGATGACTTGCATACTCATGACATCACCGCGCGTCGTGATGAATCCGTCGAGCATTCGCATCATTTCGAGGTCGACGAGTCCTTGGGTCAACAACCAACCGGAGGTGGCGAGCTGACTGGAATCGTTGGCGAGCCGTTCTCTCGTGGCGACGATCAATCCGGGAAGATCTGCTGGAATGCCGGGAATTCCCATGAGAACTTCCGGGCGTGCTTGATTGATGTTCAGTCGACCGATGATTTCGCTTTGAGTTGTGACTGTCAGCGAGTCCATCAATTCCGGGAGTGATTCCTGTAATAACCCGGGATCACTCGTCCAGGGGCTGTTTAGAGTTGTCTCCTGGCCTTCGATTTCGACAACAACTTCTGCATCGATTAACTCGAAGAGAGATTTGATTTCAGTACTCGCACCTTCGGAGAGATCCATTCCTCCCCGAGTGACAGCTCCGCCATCCCCAGAGAAGAGGGCATCCGCGACTCCTTCGGCAGCATCAGCGAGTGCCTGGTCCGTGGCAAGATCGCCCGTCGACTCCGAGTCACCGAATCCGATGAGTGGGTTTTCATCTGGAACGACTGCTTCCATCACGAGGTCGTCCAGCTCTCCTTCGAGTGTTGAGGCCGACGCAGGTCCTTTGAGGCGATAAGCTGTGATGAACGTTGCGATATCTGTTCCGTATTCCTCTTCAAGCAGATCGTAGAGATCGGTCAGAAGAGGTTCGTTGACGTTTAAGCGTTCTTCACCAAAGCGATCGTAAGCGTGTCGAAAGTTGCCTTCCTTGCTCGAGACCGTGAGATGTGCGGACCAACCGAGATCGAGAACTCCATCCGCATTGTCGTAAGGAAGTGATTGGTCGGCATCGTCCTCATTCGGGTCAAGAACGCCGTTTCGATTCCCATCTTCTCCATACATCAAGAACGGATCGACACCAACCACGAGAAGTAACTCTTCGAGCGAATTGATGGGACCATTTCGAGGAATGACGAGCGTATAGCTGTCGGATTCCGCACCGAATTCACGCGGTTCGTCGTCTTCGTCGATCCAGTCGAGAATGGCGTCGGCGACATCCTCTGTCATGTTGGGAAGCCCGAGCAACAGATCCCGACCGAAGCCCGATTCCGGATCAAATTTTGCCAGAACGTTGACGTTCAACTTGGCACATTCATCCACAAGTCCGAAGCGAAGACCCGAGCTTGTTGTCTGACCGGTTGCGGCTGTGGAGTTGTAGTTTTCCAGCGGCGCGACGATGGCGAATCCACCGTCAGAGTCCATCGCCAAATGGAACAGCCCAGCGTTGTCATACAGGTTGTTGTCGAAGCCGCCGCCATCAGGAGTGAGGAGCGTTGTGACATACTCGACGCCGGATTCAGCCCAGAGTTGAGCTCGCACCTGCCGCCCGTAAGTGTCGGCCGCCTGATACTCCGTGATCATTAACTCAGAGAACGTGTACGCACCCAAACTGAGCATCACGATGACCACCAGAACAACGATGAGCGCACTTCCATCGCGATTCGTGGCTCGCTGATCAAATTGGTGGAGTGTTTTCATCATTTTGTTTCTGAATGTGTTGCTGTTTGGCGAAGTGAAATTCGCAGTGCTTCGTTGTTAGTTCTCTATTCGAGGATCGGAATGGACATGGGAATATGGAACAGGTGTTCCACCGGGAAGACGGACCCTTCTGCTTGAGAAGAGCGGCCGGAGGACGAACTTGTTGTTGGGGTCTGCCAGAGTCCGTAGGTGACGAGAATGGCGCGAGGGAGAGAGCCCAGCGTGCGGCTGTCCCATGAGTCGACCCAGGCGATTCCGTCGAAGTAGCTGAATTGAACTTCCGTAATTTCGGGAGCGAGGATGTCGTATTCCGTGAGAGTGTCTGTCGCGGAATCAAATGCATAAAAATCCAGAACGCGTCGTCCGAGTCCAGTCAGTGGACGGCGCTCGAGAGCGTCATTCGCCTCATTGCGATGTGCGGGCTGCGTTGGATCGATCAGGAATGCGGGATCGATCGGACCAGTTCCCCAGGTAACTGTCGCGAGATCGGTCGTTCTGCCAGTCTCGGTGACTCCCGTTGCAAGGCTCTCGTAAGTCAGTTCTCGGATCGGTTTGCTGACGCATAAATGAACATATTCAGAGGTGCCAACTAATCCGAACGGAAGAGGGATCGATTCTGAGCTGAGCGAATCAAGCGTGGTGTCGGTGGTTGATTCTTCCGATGTCGATGCGTCTGTATCTGTCGAAGCGGTTTCTTCCTCTTCGATGGTGAACGCCAGGGCAGAAATGTCGCTGTCAAATTTTCGAACAAGAGCTCGGATGAGTTGGGCTCGATGAATCTGATCTCGTCCCGCGACCTGAAACCGAAGATGCAGGCCGACTGCGGAGTAGACTGCACTGAGCAGCAACACCGTGAGAGCCAGTGCGATGAGCACTTCGATCAGAGAGAAACCAGCGCGAGGTGATTCGTTGTGCACTGATTGTCGGAGGAGTTTCATAATTCCTCCTCTGAAGCAAGCGCAGCTTCTTCAAAGACGAGTGGATCGCGCAAGAGCCGGTTCAGTCGATAGGAGGCAGCGATATCTCCCTGCGAATTGGTTTGCTCGACGATCATCTCGAGTTCGAGCAGATAGGGGATCCCTGTTTCGGTGACGTTCAATGTCCAGGACCAGTCAGGGTCATCATCGAACGGAGAACCTTGGACGGACTGGGCTGGCAAAACACCGGAGGCGACTTCGTTTAGCCGTCGTTCGCAGCGAAGAACTGCCTCGGAGACAAGTTGAGATCGAATCGCGGCGGTGCTGCCATTCTTCAGGATCTGAGTGATGACCGCCGTCGCACCCAGAAAAATGGCGAGTGCGAGAACGACCTCGAACAGAGAAATTCCGGAACGCAGCAAAGCGATCTTGTGTTCGCGGAGCGAATTTCGTTTCAGGAATGTCGAGTTAACGCATCGCACCATAGGTCTCCGGAAGGACAGCGAGGCGAGACGTCACAACAGTTCCGGTAAGCCCTCTCACTGAGAGTGTGATGACGCGACGATCTTCATCGATGATCGTCACGCTGCCATCCGTTGCAGATCCATCTGGTGAATAAATGATCGGAGGAGCCCAAGAGACATCCCGATGAATCACCCCATCGGCCAGCATCTCAAGCCAAGGGTCAGGAAGTCGTTCCGTCAGCGTGACTTCACCTGTGCTCAGAGAGTTCTCCAGGTAGAACGAACAGTCCTCTGAGAGTTCGTGAACCTTGGGAAGACGATTCTGGCTGCCCGTAGAAGATAATTGTGCTGTGCTGGTGGATGACGTACCGGATTGCTGTTCGCTGACTTGCAGATCGTAAGGCAGCAGGACGAATTTGCGTCCGTTCGGTTCGAACCGGAACTGGTAAGTGATCCCGTCTTCGACAGCTTGGACCCGAGCATGATCGAGCATTTGGCGAACTTGCTCGACGTTGCCGAGCAAGCTCTCGCTTTGCAGGAAACTCGTGATTCGCGGCCAGGCCATCCCCGCGAGTGCAACGATCACAACGAGTACCAGAGTCAGTTCCAGAAGTGTGAACGCTGACCGTGGGGCCTCATGTTGCGATCTTGCTTGGGCAGAGATGGATTTCCTGAGCGAACAAATCATCGAGCAATTTCATCCCAGTTGTTGATGTCGTCGCCGGAACCGTTTTCGTTCTGACGGTTCTTGCCTGCCGACCAGATTGCGGGGCGGTCAGTTTCTGCTTTGGTGTTGGGGTATTCGTAGTACAGCGGTTCTCCCCAGGCATCGACTGGAAGTTTGTCGAGGACTGCAGCAGCTCCCGACTCTTGATCTTTGGTCATCATCATCTGAATGGCATCCTGTCCACCGGTAGGTGGCTCGAATCCATTGTTCACGGCGTAAAGGTCAGAAGCCTGTTCCAGATTGAGGATTGCCGACCGGGTTTGTCGTTCGTTGGCGACGTTGGCTTGTCCAAGCAACTGAGGAACAGCCATCGCTGCGATCACGCCAATGATCGCCAGCACGATGAGAACTTCGAGCAGCGTAAAACCGGAGCGACGCTGACGAGACTTCAGGAGTGTTTTTTTGATGTGGGTACGCATGGGGGAATCCTCCAGGATGATCACAAGAGACACTCAATCCAGGACCAAGTGCCGAAGGTATTATTTAATGTTTGTGGGGCTTAAGGGGTGAGAGCAGGATGCTTTTCCCGGTCCGTTTGTTCGCGGGGGCCCAAGGCTCTCGGTACGTTATCTTCTTTCTTCGCTCAAGCTTACGATCAACGAATCTGTTGGCATCCTGCTGGAGCTTGAACGCTGTTGTGGTGAGATATCAACTCTCACTGAATTGTATGCGGTTTTGGGTTCAAATTGATGGCTCGAATGGTTCCTGGGGCTCGTTTTTTCGTTTTCCGAAGTCTCTCGTTTTTCGACGCTGACTTGATCTGAACGGTTCCAGTGAAAAGTCACACGGTCAGCTCTTCGTTGAATTTCAGCCGAATAAAGTTCGAAAAACGAAGAACCTCAGATTTAAACAATGCTGGAGCTCTGAAGGATCGGTAACAATAGGGCGACAACGACAAAAAGCACGATCACAGCCAGAAATAGCAGAAGTACCGGTTCCAGGAGTCGAACCAGCATCTCAATCTGACGCCCGGTCTGTCGTTCAAGGTTGTCAGAAATGTCGATGAGAACATTCTCGAGGTTGTTGGCTTCTTCACCGACCGCAATCATCTCGACGATCTGTTCGGGGAAATGACCACTGGCCCCCAATGGTCGAGCGAGCGATTTTCCCTCGGAAATGTTGTCGGCTGCGGATTCAATCGCTTCGCTCAGAATGACATTTCCGGTGGCGTCCTTCGAAATATTCATCGATGTCAGGACGGGAACTCCGTTATGAAGCAGCGTTCCAAGGACGCGACAAAAACGGGCGATTGCCAAACTTCGCACGATTCCACCCAAGCCAATCGCTTTCAGCCGAAACTGATCGACTTGTCGCCGACCGTTCTCTGATTTGAGCCATTGCCCTAAGAGAATTCCTCCGACAACTAAGCCGATTAATGCAATCACCCAGTACTTTTGAGTCCAGCTACTGATCGCAAGCAGAGTAGTTGTTGCCCAGGGGAGTTCACCTCGCTGAGCCATGTTCTCGAAAATCGGTTCGAACTTTGGAACGAGCCAAACCATCATGACGGTGACGACCATGCCACCCACGCCGAGCAGGAAGATCGGGTAAACCATCGCACCAATGACCCGGCCTTTGAGTTCTTCCTGATGATCTGTGAATGCAGCAATTCGCTTGAGGACGTCTTCGAGAAAACCCCCCTCTTCGCCAGCGCGAACCATACTGACCATCAGTGGGGAAAATGCCTTGGGATGGGCTTTCATTGAGTCGTACAGTCGATTTCCCTCTGCAACATTGTCTCGCACGTCAGCAAGCACAACTTTCAATGCCGGGTGCGTCGATTGTTTGGAGAGCAATTCCAGCGATCGCAACAGCGGAACACCTGATTTCAAAAGGTCCGCGAGCTGTGAATAAAAGATCGAAAGGTATTTCGGAGGGACTCGTCTTCCAACTTGCTTGGCAGCTTTCTTACTCGAATCTGCCAGCCCGACGCGAATGGGGAAGAGTTGCTGGGAGACGAGTGAAGCCAGCGCTTCTTTCTCTGTGGCTGCAGTCAGAATTCCGTCGACTTGCTGGCCCGACATTTCTCTCGCGGTGTATTGAAATTCTGGCATGGCAGGAGACAAATCCGGAAACAGAGAGACAAAAATCGCCCGACCCATCCGGCCATGTTGGCGAAGACAACCACGTCACCAAGATGACGTGTGGGGGGATCTTCAGTCAAACGGCCAGGTGGATGGGCGAGCCCTTGAAGTTGAATATTGAGTGGATGCGTTTCGAAGTCGTTCTGGAAAACCGCTTATGTGGCATTCACTTGAACGAAGTAGGCGATGAATGACTCTCGTTCCAAGGGTTGATTAATGTCAATACCTGCTTGGATGAATAGCGGTTTCAGCTTGCTGGATCGCTCCCATTCTTCCGCATCAATCATCCCGTTTCGATTCTGGTCTAACAGTCGGAATGTGTTCGCGCCGCGTCGAGCTTCCACGCTCTCCATGTCGACATCAGGAACTGGTGTCGAGACGGGCTGTGTGTTTGCTTGCGGTGTCGCTGCGGCAGAGTCTGAAGATGTTGTTGTGGTTGGACGTTGTTGAGTCGCAGCGAGGGTCATGACTTGAATCTGCTCAACATCAGCAGGACCTCGTTGAAGTTCTTTCGGGGTCAAAAAGCCGTCTCGATTGTGATCGTACGCGTTGAACTCCGAGAGCGCGTCTCGTTTCCACTGCTTCCATTCGTAGAGCCCAATCTGCCCGTCCTGATCGAGGTCTCCGTCGGTGAAGCTCGATGGAAGGTCGACCGTCACGCGTTCCTTTGGCCGCATCGAGAAACTGGTTCGGCTTCGTGAATCCCGACGGTCATCGTCGCGACTTCGGTCATCCTCTCTGCGCCGATCGTCATCACGACGGCGATCATCCTCACGGCGTCTGTCGTCATCTCGGCTTCGATCATTGCTGCCTTCGCTCTCCCGTCGACGTCGTTCGTATTCTTCGCGACGGCGTTGGAATTCTTCGTATCGGGCGCGGTCGGAATCGCTGCCACCTCGGTCACTTCCGGGAGGTGGACCACGGAATCCGCCACGGTCTCCACCAAACCCTGGGGGAGGACCTCTGAAACTGCCTCGGTCTCCACCCCGATCACCTCCGCCAAAACTGCGATCGCCGCCTCCGAAGCCTCGCTCACCGCCGGAGTCTCCACGAGACGATCGAGCTTGTTCGAAGCTTCTCATGAGGCTTTGTTGGTCAACTCCCCGACGGAAGTCGAGACCGCTGCTTTCCATGCGTTCTCGAAAGGGAGCGGGCAATCGGCCGATTTCCGATTGATCGATTCGACCATCCCCGTTGCTGTCCAGTCGGCTGAACATCCCGTCGGGAGAGCCACCGCGTTGCGCGAGTGCTTCGGTCGACATCGAGACGAGGCAGCCTAAGAACAGGAATATCCCGAACTTCTGTAATTTGTGAGTTTTCGGCATCGTTCACGGTCCGAAATGGAAACTACGGGGTTGAAAGACTCGGTGAAGGGATTTCACCATAACAATTGAAACACCGCAAATGTTTAATCGGACCGCATGACTCTCAGAACTCTGGTGAAACTTTGTAGTCCGGTGAACAAGCAAAACTCCTATAGAAGGATTTTCAACCTGGAATTCGGTCGCTGGCGTTCATCTCAAGCCAGAACTGATTTCAAACGTTGGATGGATGCGACAAAGCAGGATGGGGCGAAGCGGCGGCGTTTTGATATAAATTGAACGAGATGAGATCACAGTTGCCTGCAAAAGTTGGACACAACCGTTTCAGATGATTGTGTTTACGAAGATCCACGTTCAAGGAGTGAAGGGTTTTCTCGAAGTTTCCAAATTTTTCAGTAGATATTCGCGTCATTGATTCAGTGAAGCAATCTGCTTCGCTCAGTGACCCGATCTGGAGCGTCTGATGAGTTCCGTCCCGAAAATCTTCGTCATGTTTGTCCTCGCGTTTTCGCTTGTGGCTGAGGTCGACAAGTACGTTCTCGCCCAGGAT
This genomic interval carries:
- a CDS encoding phytanoyl-CoA dioxygenase family protein yields the protein MQRNPQNDLDENGWELIPGAYDPEHLARISESLECIINLQDSAVRQSDGAVYAARNVLQLVPNLPELWPVPIIVQTLRNVLGPHCGLVRALYFDKPPQQTWALPWHKDLLIAITSGCPEAENYSRPRLRAGVLHTEPPLEVLQSMLTVRIHLDPTTESNGCLRVLSGSHHSGKELIIEGYPMKSIHSRSGDALLMRPLLVHASGRSKPECKEHRRVLHLEFAANEQLPGGVRWHTFHRVD
- a CDS encoding Ig domain-containing protein, with protein sequence MQQREKILAGLLGGVVLFWFGMPIFKSYFVEPLNQLEAQESARMQESRTKMAQQIELAKQGKMLEDWKRISLPPKPTDAHRLYQDWLTDIALMSGFSNPRFTLENRSQKDDTYVRIPVKIEAEATLQEVAQFLDRFESVELLHRISKCDITSPVSEGNPKLKVTLTAEGLSIQSAEDRNELFPQVSLEEPLGKEETRLTLLNTPEDFPKEAPFRIRIGDEFCNVTEMVDNEWTLQRGVAKTFANDHPAGSSVELFPISSTKESDQRAVQNMWSQSFFTKPAPSVEYEPQLADRETPTAIRGRKFEHQLKVTGWNPAFGQPRYTLINGPDGLDIDERSGTITWPVSTSVETGDLMIEAAVWGSASKEAGFTDTVNLKVRDPNESPVIDGPKSLTFYLGRESVVPVSARDPDADSSLLSYSIANGPQGMTIDSRTGTIRWKPPESMETEASTVQVTVTDADPDEEHRASTTVTIPISVEEDSARFAYLTASFTRSTGEDQVMKEAWIFDRATNTRTTLHEGDQFRISDFDMTVAEIGPDYIKVRRDGGLYQLNFEQPLVMMTQLAAAERDYNPVPVDESNAPESPEQPATSEEAATETESTDEAEETSDEKPADDKDSVS
- a CDS encoding prepilin-type N-terminal cleavage/methylation domain-containing protein, with amino-acid sequence MKLLRQSVHNESPRAGFSLIEVLIALALTVLLLSAVYSAVGLHLRFQVAGRDQIHRAQLIRALVRKFDSDISALAFTIEEEETASTDTDASTSEESTTDTTLDSLSSESIPLPFGLVGTSEYVHLCVSKPIRELTYESLATGVTETGRTTDLATVTWGTGPIDPAFLIDPTQPAHRNEANDALERRPLTGLGRRVLDFYAFDSATDTLTEYDILAPEITEVQFSYFDGIAWVDSWDSRTLGSLPRAILVTYGLWQTPTTSSSSGRSSQAEGSVFPVEHLFHIPMSIPILE
- a CDS encoding type II secretion system protein GspG, with the protein product MRTHIKKTLLKSRQRRSGFTLLEVLIVLAIIGVIAAMAVPQLLGQANVANERQTRSAILNLEQASDLYAVNNGFEPPTGGQDAIQMMMTKDQESGAAAVLDKLPVDAWGEPLYYEYPNTKAETDRPAIWSAGKNRQNENGSGDDINNWDEIAR
- a CDS encoding type II secretion system F family protein, with translation MPEFQYTAREMSGQQVDGILTAATEKEALASLVSQQLFPIRVGLADSSKKAAKQVGRRVPPKYLSIFYSQLADLLKSGVPLLRSLELLSKQSTHPALKVVLADVRDNVAEGNRLYDSMKAHPKAFSPLMVSMVRAGEEGGFLEDVLKRIAAFTDHQEELKGRVIGAMVYPIFLLGVGGMVVTVMMVWLVPKFEPIFENMAQRGELPWATTTLLAISSWTQKYWVIALIGLVVGGILLGQWLKSENGRRQVDQFRLKAIGLGGIVRSLAIARFCRVLGTLLHNGVPVLTSMNISKDATGNVILSEAIESAADNISEGKSLARPLGASGHFPEQIVEMIAVGEEANNLENVLIDISDNLERQTGRQIEMLVRLLEPVLLLFLAVIVLFVVVALLLPILQSSSIV